In a genomic window of Drosophila takahashii strain IR98-3 E-12201 chromosome 3L, DtakHiC1v2, whole genome shotgun sequence:
- the LOC108058831 gene encoding uncharacterized protein isoform X1 encodes MGKRKSREKATPKATAEPILRFPLMPESEMSDREAKYMSRLNDFTVSADLVKHAHSDFYEQEVERMFREHWEHHLRCDGLPRPYLPVEIREFISKMRFYDDFETKNSMDWTLSVDERSILNQNIFRVDKTRCTMKLTKDNPGTHYDQNVQMCLDALTEMDSMLDNEAEMVRMSKKRQADVMEVYTEVELEIDDIFDRLTYRILKMQDAYMDSADGRVAKWSYTCKPWKLDLWGLRNVPIIFAQLELPVMLAELEASGVEVQIPKSVLKDCITIRSLHTDFDNISQNAKSFETTISASANYPTAGIVDIEESVINEWVMQQEIQEETMNLMLSRRREYEEMMELIAERTEAAAKAAKQTDPDKAVKIVIPKAPKEPPAVPPGMYPDIYSDFLRTEDAQYSGYLDEVYHPRHLDMQPFEINLRERIMLGGIYAIMFVRRPEQTQFEKFNIVLHEDGRVLHSMPEMKAEIEGERLRNSDIARRTRETYRNTKIKLEDDELPYFIVALQLPKDLCKWSEPVVCHFLTEIDQIPVDYKRESVWTPTLQSEIRHSEYAERLDGTINLGSRISGLRISDSSNIFRPTLRSFLRQSRLETAPVVEIPLEDFELKKQLNHLETRTLEKHVIPRIISSFKLPADFREDKREVGRQGIKGLVKRAEAEEVVVPVKNLDFDFESQAINAERMFPYFPTVDPVQYPTLSEDSEPQPLSATTALGLLKTFDTIKAKYREKPVELLSQPDEQDKKPKLKKLALKDEEELPEASTGKRKLSKFNEKVRTSIKGEKPEASSITSKSATDQMIEQEVTHWTTKYIKDPTLNKETGRITFKTDRLGFFGLAFKRYEHFPFREWSLQPSEENPDEIILNVDTFHVRIFFYITSKGVRGYVTDLSKGYTAKPVKYLEIVEPISDFRQMRQMFISKNINIFAENDASFYIENGYFSMKHVALELHTYNIMALHCKLMKFYRSSWNRLASRRDIIMGMKIAKDVSDYSEVTMRITPEKTTFVQISENCSDKVNVIVLTYTDTWRNISNFTDLHQAINSMVPNATEVRNKDSILLHYVMRMLKEIRLLSFS; translated from the exons ATGGGGAAAAGAAAAAGTAGAGAGAAGGCCACGCCCAAGGCCACTGCGGAGCCGATTTTGAGATTTCCACTAATGCCCGAAAGTGAAATGTCGGATCGGGAGGCTAAGTATATGAGTCGCCTTAATGATTTTACTGTTAGTGCAGACTTAGTAAAGC ATGCTCATAGCGACTTTTATGAACAGGAGGTTGAGAGAATGTTCAGGGAGCACTGGGAACATCATTTGCGTTGCGATGGACTGCCACGCCCCTATCTTCCCGTCGAAATAAGGGAGTTTATCTCAAAGATGCGGTTTTACGATGATTTTGAGACAAAAAATTCGATGGATTGGACGTTGTCGGTGGACGAACGGTCTATATTGAATCAGAATATCTTCAGGGTGGACAAAACGCGATGCACAATGAAGCTGACCAAAGATAATCCGGGCACACACTACGATCAGAATGTTCAGATGTGTTTGGATGCATTAACTGAAATGGATTCTATGCTGGACAACGAGGCCGAAATGGTGCGAATGTCCAAGAAAAGACAGGCGGATGTCATGGAA GTTTATACCGAAGTCGAGCTGGAAATCGATGATATCTTTGATCGTCTTACCTATCGAATATTGAAAATGCAAGATGCCTATATGGA TTCTGCAGATGGTAGAGTTGCCAAGTGGAGCTACACCTGTAAGCCTTGGAAATTGGATTTGTGGGGTCTGCGGAATGTACCAATTATCTTTGCTCAACTAGA ATTGCCCGTTATGTTGGCCGAGCTTGAGGCCTCGGGTGTTGAGGTCCAGATACCGAAAAGTGTTCTGAAAGATTGCATAACCATTCGCAGTTTGCACACTGATTTCGATAACATCTCGCAGAATGCCAAGAGCTTCGAGACAACTATTTCTGCATCGGCCAATTATCCCACCGCCGGCATAGTGGATATAGAGGAATCGGTGATCAACGAATGGGTAATGCAGCAGGAAATTCAGGAGGAGACCATGAATCTGATGTTGAGCAGGCGGAGAGAGTATGAGGAAATGATGGAGCTCATCGCCGAGAGAACGGAGGCAGCTGCAAAGGCGGCCAAGCAAACGGATCCCGATAAAGcggtaaaaattgtaatacccAAGGCTCCCAAAGAGCCGCCAGCAGTTCCGCCGGGCATGTATCCCGATATCTACAGCGATTTTCTTAGAACAGAGGACGCCCAGTACTCGGGCTATCTCGATGAGGTATATCATCCAAGGCATCTGGATATGCAGCCTTTTGAG ATAAATCTCAGGGAGCGCATCATGCTGGGTGGCATCTATGCGATCATGTTCGTTCGACGACCTGAGCAAACGCAGTTCGAGAAGTTCAACATTGTTTTGCACGAGGATGGACGGGTTCTGCACAGCATGCCCGAAATGAAGGCCGAAATCGAGGGAGAACGGCTGAGGAATTCTGATATTGCCAGAAGGACCAGGGAGACGTACCGGAACACCAAGATCAAGCTGGAGGATGATGAGTTGCCTTATTTCATCGTGGCCCTGCAGTTGCCCAAGGATCTGTGCAAGTGGAGTGAGCCTGTAGTATGCCATTTCTTGACGGAAATCGATCAAATTCCGGTCGATTATAAGCGCGAATCAGTCTGGACGCCAACCTTGCAGAGCGAAATAAGACATTCGGAGTATGCCGAGAGGTTGGATGGTACCATTAATCTTGGTAGTCGAATCTCAGGATTAAGGATCTCAGATTCTTCAAATATATTTCGACCCACACTTCGATCGTTCCTTCGACAAAGTCGATTAGAAACGGCGCCGGTAGTCGAAATTCCTTTGGAGGACTTTGAATTGAAGAAGCAATTGAATCATTTGGAGACGAGAACCTTGGAGAAACATGTCATACCCCGTATAATCTCGTCCTTTAAGTTACCCGCCGATTTTCGCGAGGACAAGCGAGAGGTGGGCAGACAGGGCATTAAGGGCTTAGTCAAACGTGCCGAAGCCGAGGAAGTCGTTGTTCCGGTCAAGAACCTGGATTTCGATTTTGAGTCCCAAGCGATTAATGCGGAGCGAATGTTTCCTTACTTTCCCACCGTTGATCCTGTGCAATATCCCACGCTCTCCGAGGACTCGGAACCACAGCCACTTAGTGCGACTACTGCGCTTggacttttaaaaacttttgacaCCATCAAAGCCAAGTACCGGGAAAAACCCGTTGAGCTTTTGAGTCAGCCCGACGAGCAGGATAAGAAACCCAAGCTCAAAAAATTAGCATTAAAGGACGAAGAAGAGTTACCAGAGGCTTCGACAGGCAAgcgaaaattatcaaaatttaatgaaaaagtaCGCACAAGCATCAAGGGGGAAAAGCCGGAAGCAAGTAGCATCACCTCCAAATCAGCGACGGACCAGATGATCGAGCAGGAAGTGACCCATTGGACCACAAAGTACATTAAGGACCCGACACTAAACAAGGAAACGGGCAGAATCACCTTCAAGACTGATCGTCTGGGATTTTTCGGTTTGGCCTTCAAGCGGTACGAGCATTTTCCCTTTCGCGAATGGTCACTGCAGCCGAGTGAGGAAAA TCCGGATGAGATCATTCTAAACGTGGATACATTCCATGTCCGCATATTTTTCTACATCACATCCAAGGGCGTTCGGGGCTACGTGACCGATCTGAGCAAGGGATACACGGCCAAGCCAGTTAAGTATCTTGAGATAGTGGAGCCGATATCAGACTTTCGTCAAATGCGTCAG ATGTTCATTAGCaagaatattaatatatttgccGAGAACGATGCTAGTTTCTATATCGAAAACGGATACTTTTCCATGAAGCACGTGGCCCTTGAGTTGCACACCTACAACATCATGGCTCTCCATTGCAAACTAATGAAGTTTTATCGATCGAGCTGGAATCGATTGGCCTCGCGACGCGATATTATCATGGGCATGAAGATCGCCAAGGATGTATCGGATTATTCAGAGGTAACAATGCGAATTACTCCCGAGAAGACCACCTTCGTTCAGATTTCAGAGAATTGTTCGGACAAAGTGAACGTGATCGTGCTCACCTATACTGACACTTGGAGAAACATCAGC aATTTCACCGATCTGCATCAGGCCATAAACTCGATGGTCCCCAATGCCACAGAAGTGCGTAATAAGGACTCCATTCTTCTACATTATGTAATGCGAATGCTGAAAGAGATAAGGCTATTAAGCTTTTCGTAG
- the LOC108058831 gene encoding uncharacterized protein isoform X2 — protein sequence MFREHWEHHLRCDGLPRPYLPVEIREFISKMRFYDDFETKNSMDWTLSVDERSILNQNIFRVDKTRCTMKLTKDNPGTHYDQNVQMCLDALTEMDSMLDNEAEMVRMSKKRQADVMEVYTEVELEIDDIFDRLTYRILKMQDAYMDSADGRVAKWSYTCKPWKLDLWGLRNVPIIFAQLELPVMLAELEASGVEVQIPKSVLKDCITIRSLHTDFDNISQNAKSFETTISASANYPTAGIVDIEESVINEWVMQQEIQEETMNLMLSRRREYEEMMELIAERTEAAAKAAKQTDPDKAVKIVIPKAPKEPPAVPPGMYPDIYSDFLRTEDAQYSGYLDEVYHPRHLDMQPFEINLRERIMLGGIYAIMFVRRPEQTQFEKFNIVLHEDGRVLHSMPEMKAEIEGERLRNSDIARRTRETYRNTKIKLEDDELPYFIVALQLPKDLCKWSEPVVCHFLTEIDQIPVDYKRESVWTPTLQSEIRHSEYAERLDGTINLGSRISGLRISDSSNIFRPTLRSFLRQSRLETAPVVEIPLEDFELKKQLNHLETRTLEKHVIPRIISSFKLPADFREDKREVGRQGIKGLVKRAEAEEVVVPVKNLDFDFESQAINAERMFPYFPTVDPVQYPTLSEDSEPQPLSATTALGLLKTFDTIKAKYREKPVELLSQPDEQDKKPKLKKLALKDEEELPEASTGKRKLSKFNEKVRTSIKGEKPEASSITSKSATDQMIEQEVTHWTTKYIKDPTLNKETGRITFKTDRLGFFGLAFKRYEHFPFREWSLQPSEENPDEIILNVDTFHVRIFFYITSKGVRGYVTDLSKGYTAKPVKYLEIVEPISDFRQMRQMFISKNINIFAENDASFYIENGYFSMKHVALELHTYNIMALHCKLMKFYRSSWNRLASRRDIIMGMKIAKDVSDYSEVTMRITPEKTTFVQISENCSDKVNVIVLTYTDTWRNISNFTDLHQAINSMVPNATEVRNKDSILLHYVMRMLKEIRLLSFS from the exons ATGTTCAGGGAGCACTGGGAACATCATTTGCGTTGCGATGGACTGCCACGCCCCTATCTTCCCGTCGAAATAAGGGAGTTTATCTCAAAGATGCGGTTTTACGATGATTTTGAGACAAAAAATTCGATGGATTGGACGTTGTCGGTGGACGAACGGTCTATATTGAATCAGAATATCTTCAGGGTGGACAAAACGCGATGCACAATGAAGCTGACCAAAGATAATCCGGGCACACACTACGATCAGAATGTTCAGATGTGTTTGGATGCATTAACTGAAATGGATTCTATGCTGGACAACGAGGCCGAAATGGTGCGAATGTCCAAGAAAAGACAGGCGGATGTCATGGAA GTTTATACCGAAGTCGAGCTGGAAATCGATGATATCTTTGATCGTCTTACCTATCGAATATTGAAAATGCAAGATGCCTATATGGA TTCTGCAGATGGTAGAGTTGCCAAGTGGAGCTACACCTGTAAGCCTTGGAAATTGGATTTGTGGGGTCTGCGGAATGTACCAATTATCTTTGCTCAACTAGA ATTGCCCGTTATGTTGGCCGAGCTTGAGGCCTCGGGTGTTGAGGTCCAGATACCGAAAAGTGTTCTGAAAGATTGCATAACCATTCGCAGTTTGCACACTGATTTCGATAACATCTCGCAGAATGCCAAGAGCTTCGAGACAACTATTTCTGCATCGGCCAATTATCCCACCGCCGGCATAGTGGATATAGAGGAATCGGTGATCAACGAATGGGTAATGCAGCAGGAAATTCAGGAGGAGACCATGAATCTGATGTTGAGCAGGCGGAGAGAGTATGAGGAAATGATGGAGCTCATCGCCGAGAGAACGGAGGCAGCTGCAAAGGCGGCCAAGCAAACGGATCCCGATAAAGcggtaaaaattgtaatacccAAGGCTCCCAAAGAGCCGCCAGCAGTTCCGCCGGGCATGTATCCCGATATCTACAGCGATTTTCTTAGAACAGAGGACGCCCAGTACTCGGGCTATCTCGATGAGGTATATCATCCAAGGCATCTGGATATGCAGCCTTTTGAG ATAAATCTCAGGGAGCGCATCATGCTGGGTGGCATCTATGCGATCATGTTCGTTCGACGACCTGAGCAAACGCAGTTCGAGAAGTTCAACATTGTTTTGCACGAGGATGGACGGGTTCTGCACAGCATGCCCGAAATGAAGGCCGAAATCGAGGGAGAACGGCTGAGGAATTCTGATATTGCCAGAAGGACCAGGGAGACGTACCGGAACACCAAGATCAAGCTGGAGGATGATGAGTTGCCTTATTTCATCGTGGCCCTGCAGTTGCCCAAGGATCTGTGCAAGTGGAGTGAGCCTGTAGTATGCCATTTCTTGACGGAAATCGATCAAATTCCGGTCGATTATAAGCGCGAATCAGTCTGGACGCCAACCTTGCAGAGCGAAATAAGACATTCGGAGTATGCCGAGAGGTTGGATGGTACCATTAATCTTGGTAGTCGAATCTCAGGATTAAGGATCTCAGATTCTTCAAATATATTTCGACCCACACTTCGATCGTTCCTTCGACAAAGTCGATTAGAAACGGCGCCGGTAGTCGAAATTCCTTTGGAGGACTTTGAATTGAAGAAGCAATTGAATCATTTGGAGACGAGAACCTTGGAGAAACATGTCATACCCCGTATAATCTCGTCCTTTAAGTTACCCGCCGATTTTCGCGAGGACAAGCGAGAGGTGGGCAGACAGGGCATTAAGGGCTTAGTCAAACGTGCCGAAGCCGAGGAAGTCGTTGTTCCGGTCAAGAACCTGGATTTCGATTTTGAGTCCCAAGCGATTAATGCGGAGCGAATGTTTCCTTACTTTCCCACCGTTGATCCTGTGCAATATCCCACGCTCTCCGAGGACTCGGAACCACAGCCACTTAGTGCGACTACTGCGCTTggacttttaaaaacttttgacaCCATCAAAGCCAAGTACCGGGAAAAACCCGTTGAGCTTTTGAGTCAGCCCGACGAGCAGGATAAGAAACCCAAGCTCAAAAAATTAGCATTAAAGGACGAAGAAGAGTTACCAGAGGCTTCGACAGGCAAgcgaaaattatcaaaatttaatgaaaaagtaCGCACAAGCATCAAGGGGGAAAAGCCGGAAGCAAGTAGCATCACCTCCAAATCAGCGACGGACCAGATGATCGAGCAGGAAGTGACCCATTGGACCACAAAGTACATTAAGGACCCGACACTAAACAAGGAAACGGGCAGAATCACCTTCAAGACTGATCGTCTGGGATTTTTCGGTTTGGCCTTCAAGCGGTACGAGCATTTTCCCTTTCGCGAATGGTCACTGCAGCCGAGTGAGGAAAA TCCGGATGAGATCATTCTAAACGTGGATACATTCCATGTCCGCATATTTTTCTACATCACATCCAAGGGCGTTCGGGGCTACGTGACCGATCTGAGCAAGGGATACACGGCCAAGCCAGTTAAGTATCTTGAGATAGTGGAGCCGATATCAGACTTTCGTCAAATGCGTCAG ATGTTCATTAGCaagaatattaatatatttgccGAGAACGATGCTAGTTTCTATATCGAAAACGGATACTTTTCCATGAAGCACGTGGCCCTTGAGTTGCACACCTACAACATCATGGCTCTCCATTGCAAACTAATGAAGTTTTATCGATCGAGCTGGAATCGATTGGCCTCGCGACGCGATATTATCATGGGCATGAAGATCGCCAAGGATGTATCGGATTATTCAGAGGTAACAATGCGAATTACTCCCGAGAAGACCACCTTCGTTCAGATTTCAGAGAATTGTTCGGACAAAGTGAACGTGATCGTGCTCACCTATACTGACACTTGGAGAAACATCAGC aATTTCACCGATCTGCATCAGGCCATAAACTCGATGGTCCCCAATGCCACAGAAGTGCGTAATAAGGACTCCATTCTTCTACATTATGTAATGCGAATGCTGAAAGAGATAAGGCTATTAAGCTTTTCGTAG
- the LOC108058831 gene encoding uncharacterized protein isoform X3, which produces MGKRKSREKATPKATAEPILRFPLMPESEMSDREAKYMSRLNDFTVSADLVKHAHSDFYEQEVERMFREHWEHHLRCDGLPRPYLPVEIREFISKMRFYDDFETKNSMDWTLSVDERSILNQNIFRVDKTRCTMKLTKDNPGTHYDQNVQMCLDALTEMDSMLDNEAEMVRMSKKRQADVMEVYTEVELEIDDIFDRLTYRILKMQDAYMDSADGRVAKWSYTCKPWKLDLWGLRNVPIIFAQLELPVMLAELEASGVEVQIPKSVLKDCITIRSLHTDFDNISQNAKSFETTISASANYPTAGIVDIEESVINEWVMQQEIQEETMNLMLSRRREYEEMMELIAERTEAAAKAAKQTDPDKAVKIVIPKAPKEPPAVPPGMYPDIYSDFLRTEDAQYSGYLDEVYHPRHLDMQPFEINLRERIMLGGIYAIMFVRRPEQTQFEKFNIVLHEDGRVLHSMPEMKAEIEGERLRNSDIARRTRETYRNTKIKLEDDELPYFIVALQLPKDLCKWSEPVVCHFLTEIDQIPVDYKRESVWTPTLQSEIRHSEYAERLDGTINLGSRISGLRISDSSNIFRPTLRSFLRQSRLETAPVVEIPLEDFELKKQLNHLETRTLEKHVIPRIISSFKLPADFREDKREVGRQGIKGLVKRAEAEEVVVPVKNLDFDFESQAINAERMFPYFPTVDPVQYPTLSEDSEPQPLSATTALGLLKTFDTIKAKYREKPVELLSQPDEQDKKPKLKKLALKDEEELPEASTGKRKLSKFNEKVRTSIKGEKPEASSITSKSATDQMIEQEVTHWTTKYIKDPTLNKETGRITFKTDRLGFFGLAFKRYEHFPFREWSLQPIRMRSF; this is translated from the exons ATGGGGAAAAGAAAAAGTAGAGAGAAGGCCACGCCCAAGGCCACTGCGGAGCCGATTTTGAGATTTCCACTAATGCCCGAAAGTGAAATGTCGGATCGGGAGGCTAAGTATATGAGTCGCCTTAATGATTTTACTGTTAGTGCAGACTTAGTAAAGC ATGCTCATAGCGACTTTTATGAACAGGAGGTTGAGAGAATGTTCAGGGAGCACTGGGAACATCATTTGCGTTGCGATGGACTGCCACGCCCCTATCTTCCCGTCGAAATAAGGGAGTTTATCTCAAAGATGCGGTTTTACGATGATTTTGAGACAAAAAATTCGATGGATTGGACGTTGTCGGTGGACGAACGGTCTATATTGAATCAGAATATCTTCAGGGTGGACAAAACGCGATGCACAATGAAGCTGACCAAAGATAATCCGGGCACACACTACGATCAGAATGTTCAGATGTGTTTGGATGCATTAACTGAAATGGATTCTATGCTGGACAACGAGGCCGAAATGGTGCGAATGTCCAAGAAAAGACAGGCGGATGTCATGGAA GTTTATACCGAAGTCGAGCTGGAAATCGATGATATCTTTGATCGTCTTACCTATCGAATATTGAAAATGCAAGATGCCTATATGGA TTCTGCAGATGGTAGAGTTGCCAAGTGGAGCTACACCTGTAAGCCTTGGAAATTGGATTTGTGGGGTCTGCGGAATGTACCAATTATCTTTGCTCAACTAGA ATTGCCCGTTATGTTGGCCGAGCTTGAGGCCTCGGGTGTTGAGGTCCAGATACCGAAAAGTGTTCTGAAAGATTGCATAACCATTCGCAGTTTGCACACTGATTTCGATAACATCTCGCAGAATGCCAAGAGCTTCGAGACAACTATTTCTGCATCGGCCAATTATCCCACCGCCGGCATAGTGGATATAGAGGAATCGGTGATCAACGAATGGGTAATGCAGCAGGAAATTCAGGAGGAGACCATGAATCTGATGTTGAGCAGGCGGAGAGAGTATGAGGAAATGATGGAGCTCATCGCCGAGAGAACGGAGGCAGCTGCAAAGGCGGCCAAGCAAACGGATCCCGATAAAGcggtaaaaattgtaatacccAAGGCTCCCAAAGAGCCGCCAGCAGTTCCGCCGGGCATGTATCCCGATATCTACAGCGATTTTCTTAGAACAGAGGACGCCCAGTACTCGGGCTATCTCGATGAGGTATATCATCCAAGGCATCTGGATATGCAGCCTTTTGAG ATAAATCTCAGGGAGCGCATCATGCTGGGTGGCATCTATGCGATCATGTTCGTTCGACGACCTGAGCAAACGCAGTTCGAGAAGTTCAACATTGTTTTGCACGAGGATGGACGGGTTCTGCACAGCATGCCCGAAATGAAGGCCGAAATCGAGGGAGAACGGCTGAGGAATTCTGATATTGCCAGAAGGACCAGGGAGACGTACCGGAACACCAAGATCAAGCTGGAGGATGATGAGTTGCCTTATTTCATCGTGGCCCTGCAGTTGCCCAAGGATCTGTGCAAGTGGAGTGAGCCTGTAGTATGCCATTTCTTGACGGAAATCGATCAAATTCCGGTCGATTATAAGCGCGAATCAGTCTGGACGCCAACCTTGCAGAGCGAAATAAGACATTCGGAGTATGCCGAGAGGTTGGATGGTACCATTAATCTTGGTAGTCGAATCTCAGGATTAAGGATCTCAGATTCTTCAAATATATTTCGACCCACACTTCGATCGTTCCTTCGACAAAGTCGATTAGAAACGGCGCCGGTAGTCGAAATTCCTTTGGAGGACTTTGAATTGAAGAAGCAATTGAATCATTTGGAGACGAGAACCTTGGAGAAACATGTCATACCCCGTATAATCTCGTCCTTTAAGTTACCCGCCGATTTTCGCGAGGACAAGCGAGAGGTGGGCAGACAGGGCATTAAGGGCTTAGTCAAACGTGCCGAAGCCGAGGAAGTCGTTGTTCCGGTCAAGAACCTGGATTTCGATTTTGAGTCCCAAGCGATTAATGCGGAGCGAATGTTTCCTTACTTTCCCACCGTTGATCCTGTGCAATATCCCACGCTCTCCGAGGACTCGGAACCACAGCCACTTAGTGCGACTACTGCGCTTggacttttaaaaacttttgacaCCATCAAAGCCAAGTACCGGGAAAAACCCGTTGAGCTTTTGAGTCAGCCCGACGAGCAGGATAAGAAACCCAAGCTCAAAAAATTAGCATTAAAGGACGAAGAAGAGTTACCAGAGGCTTCGACAGGCAAgcgaaaattatcaaaatttaatgaaaaagtaCGCACAAGCATCAAGGGGGAAAAGCCGGAAGCAAGTAGCATCACCTCCAAATCAGCGACGGACCAGATGATCGAGCAGGAAGTGACCCATTGGACCACAAAGTACATTAAGGACCCGACACTAAACAAGGAAACGGGCAGAATCACCTTCAAGACTGATCGTCTGGGATTTTTCGGTTTGGCCTTCAAGCGGTACGAGCATTTTCCCTTTCGCGAATGGTCACTGCAGCCGA TCCGGATGAGATCATTCTAA
- the LOC123003062 gene encoding carboxypeptidase B1-like: MSLPLFLVTLFISGSLGIPFRSGPKYQTDDYYTYEGIQEYLKGLAYTYSNRVKLTDIGKTYENRTLTTITISNGDRRTGKNVIFIDAGFHAREWLTHTAALNIIDQLVVNFKENQELLKDYDWVILPLVNADGYTYSRSGNVFINETITCNEPLTSDHQIKCWRKNRKPSAEDCIGTDLNRNFEYDWGKEGDINDPCYLAFKGISPFSEPESQAVKRVLLDLVKSGRGILYLTFHSAISLILYPWGSNGDKAENFKEHEEVAEAGIL; the protein is encoded by the exons ATGTCTCTACCACTCTTCTTGGTGACACTCTTTATATCTGGATCCCTGGGGATTCCATTTCGTTCGGGACCAAAGTACCAGACGGATGACTATTATACCTATGAGGGGATCCAGGAGTATCTGAAAGGCCTTGCCTACACTTATAGCAACCGAGTAAAGTTGACGGATATTGGAAAGACCTACGAGAACCGAACACTCACCACCATTACCATTTCAAACGGAGATCGGCGGACGGGAAAGAACGTGATCTTTATAGATGCCGGATTTCATGCCAGGGAATGGTTAACTCACACAGCTGCCTTAAATATCATTGATCAGCTGGTGGTGAACTTTAAAGAGAACCAGGAACTGCTAAAGGATTATGATTGGGTTATTCTACCCCTGGTGAACGCGGATGGATACACATATTCCCGGTCAGGAAATGTGTTCATAAATGAAACTATCACTTGCAATGAACCGTTAACTTCAGATCATCAGATTAAATGCTGGCGGAAGAACAGAAAACCCAGTGCTGAAGATTGCATCGGCACTGATCTTAACCGAAATTTTGAATATGATTGGGGCAAAGAAGGGGATATTAATGATCCATGCTATCTCGCATTTAAGGGTATTTCGCCATTCTCGGAGCCCGAATCTCAAGCTGTAAAAAGAGTGCTTCTCGATCTGGTGAAATCGGGACGTGGCATATTGTACCTAACGTTTCATTCTGCCATTTCCCTGATTTTGTATCCATGGGGCTCAAATGG AGACAAGGCCGAAAACTTTAAAGAGCACGAGGAGGTGGCTGAAGCTGGC ATTCTGTAA